One segment of Desulfovibrio sp. X2 DNA contains the following:
- a CDS encoding PAS domain S-box protein — MSARQAPKAEAPSSNTGAGIDANTDADIDIAPGTLGEGGMEMSDAMYRNIFEGVPCLVAVIDREFRVVKTNRTFDACLGSAPGRHCYEAFHHRARRCAVCPVGETFADGRFHTREEIGTYKDGTRGHWIVTTAPVADEEGRTVAAIKMCLDITPRKRLEEELAHSEEKYHAIFSNIPYCVFLLDPETLAVRECNDRCMTNYGRSREELLGRSFLSLFPMDEAARHSATLRRPGMINQARQVRGDGSVFFATIRLARCAYAGTEVLLAATTDITKRLEIERQLIQAGKMATVGEMATGMAHELNQPLTVIQTGVDLILRKLREGGELDREQLRTVAELMNEQIDRASGLINHVREFGRKSDLRREAVDVGGVLKRAFGIFREQFALRGISVDFRLPAYLPPVEAEMNRLEQVVINLLLNARDAIETRCAQDPAAGKRIEIAAEVAGGEVRVLMSDTGPGVPAHLREKIFEPFFTTKDPGKGTGLGLSISYGIVSDYGGRIEVLPPDAAPIPAHDGASGGASGGATPQTGARFLIRLPAAAGKAEKKI, encoded by the coding sequence ATGAGCGCGCGCCAGGCCCCGAAGGCCGAGGCCCCGTCGTCGAATACCGGAGCGGGCATCGACGCGAATACCGACGCGGATATCGACATCGCGCCCGGGACGCTCGGAGAGGGCGGGATGGAGATGAGCGACGCCATGTACCGCAACATCTTCGAGGGCGTGCCCTGCCTCGTGGCGGTCATCGACCGCGAGTTCCGCGTGGTCAAGACCAACCGCACCTTCGATGCCTGCCTGGGGAGCGCGCCGGGCCGCCACTGCTACGAGGCCTTCCACCACCGCGCCAGGCGCTGCGCGGTCTGTCCGGTGGGCGAGACCTTCGCGGACGGCCGGTTCCACACCCGCGAGGAGATCGGCACCTACAAGGACGGGACCAGGGGCCACTGGATCGTCACCACAGCGCCCGTGGCCGACGAGGAAGGCCGCACCGTGGCGGCCATCAAGATGTGCCTGGACATCACCCCGCGCAAGCGGCTCGAGGAGGAGCTCGCCCACTCCGAGGAGAAGTACCACGCCATCTTCTCCAACATCCCCTACTGCGTCTTCCTGCTCGATCCCGAGACGTTGGCCGTGCGCGAGTGCAACGACCGCTGCATGACCAACTACGGCCGTTCGCGCGAGGAGCTTCTGGGCCGCTCCTTCCTCTCGCTCTTTCCCATGGACGAGGCCGCCCGCCATTCCGCCACGCTCCGCCGCCCCGGGATGATCAACCAGGCGCGGCAGGTGCGCGGGGACGGCAGCGTCTTCTTCGCCACCATCCGCCTGGCCCGATGCGCCTACGCCGGAACCGAGGTGCTGCTCGCGGCCACCACGGACATCACCAAGCGCCTGGAGATCGAGCGCCAGCTCATCCAGGCGGGCAAGATGGCCACGGTGGGCGAGATGGCCACGGGCATGGCCCACGAGCTGAACCAGCCCCTGACCGTGATCCAGACCGGCGTGGACCTCATCCTGCGCAAGCTGCGCGAGGGCGGGGAGCTGGACCGGGAGCAGCTGCGCACCGTGGCCGAGCTGATGAACGAGCAGATCGACCGCGCCTCCGGGCTCATCAACCACGTGCGGGAGTTCGGCCGCAAGTCGGACCTCAGGCGCGAGGCCGTGGACGTGGGCGGCGTGCTGAAGAGGGCCTTCGGCATCTTCCGCGAGCAGTTCGCCCTGCGCGGCATCAGTGTGGACTTCCGCCTGCCCGCCTACCTGCCGCCCGTGGAGGCGGAGATGAACCGGCTGGAGCAGGTGGTCATCAACCTTCTGCTCAACGCGCGCGACGCCATCGAGACGCGCTGCGCCCAGGACCCGGCCGCGGGAAAGCGGATCGAGATCGCGGCCGAGGTGGCGGGAGGCGAGGTGCGGGTGCTCATGAGCGACACCGGTCCCGGCGTGCCCGCGCACCTGCGCGAAAAGATCTTCGAGCCCTTCTTCACCACCAAGGACCCGGGCAAGGGCACCGGGCTCGGGCTGTCCATCTCCTACGGCATCGTCAGCGACTACGGCGGGCGCATAGAGGTGCTGCCGCCCGATGCCGCTCCCATACCCGCGCACGACGGCGCGTCCGGCGGCGCTTCCGGCGGCGCGACTCCGCAAACCGGGGCGCGTTTCCTCATCCGCCTGCCTGCGGCCGCGGGAAAAGCGGAAAAGAAGATCTGA
- a CDS encoding 4Fe-4S dicluster domain-containing protein: MSAQDARNSSEPYVIEAEVEKCKACRKCELACIASHNNLTIKEAAKKRGVFAPRVHVVKTDSVKMPVQCRQCEHAPCARVCPTRALVQENGRVVMRAQYCAACKLCIMACPYGAISLSFIGLPEEDDEGHLYGREVAVRCDLCSEWREREGKASCACVEACPAKALHMVPLSRYRALHA, from the coding sequence ATGAGCGCCCAGGATGCCCGCAACAGCAGCGAGCCCTACGTCATCGAGGCCGAGGTCGAGAAGTGCAAGGCCTGCCGCAAGTGCGAGCTCGCCTGCATCGCCTCGCACAACAACCTGACCATCAAGGAGGCGGCCAAGAAGCGCGGCGTGTTCGCGCCGCGGGTGCACGTGGTCAAGACCGACAGCGTGAAGATGCCGGTGCAGTGCCGCCAGTGCGAGCACGCGCCCTGCGCCCGCGTCTGCCCCACGCGCGCCCTGGTGCAGGAGAACGGCCGCGTGGTCATGCGCGCCCAGTACTGCGCCGCCTGCAAGCTGTGCATCATGGCCTGTCCGTACGGGGCCATCAGCCTGTCCTTCATCGGCCTGCCCGAGGAGGACGACGAGGGGCATCTCTACGGCCGCGAGGTGGCGGTGCGCTGCGACCTCTGCTCCGAATGGCGCGAGCGCGAGGGCAAGGCGTCCTGCGCCTGCGTCGAGGCCTGCCCGGCCAAGGCGCTGCACATGGTTCCGCTTTCCCGCTATCGCGCCTTGCACGCCTAG
- the hypA gene encoding hydrogenase maturation nickel metallochaperone HypA, with product MHESAIVAGIMRILEDEACRHGVARITRVRLQVGLLAAVEERTLSACFDLYAAGTVADGAELSCETTPMHGRCRVCGKECELTRRHFACPACGAAELDLSGGHELTIAAIEAQPQPQQGVRP from the coding sequence GTGCACGAGTCCGCCATCGTCGCAGGCATCATGCGCATCCTCGAGGACGAGGCATGCCGCCACGGCGTGGCCCGCATCACGCGGGTCCGCCTGCAGGTGGGGCTGCTCGCCGCCGTGGAGGAGAGGACCCTGTCCGCCTGTTTCGACCTCTATGCGGCCGGGACCGTGGCCGACGGCGCCGAGCTCTCCTGCGAGACGACGCCCATGCACGGCCGCTGCCGCGTCTGCGGCAAGGAATGCGAACTCACGCGGCGCCATTTCGCCTGTCCCGCCTGCGGAGCGGCCGAGCTCGACCTCTCGGGCGGGCATGAACTGACCATCGCCGCCATCGAAGCCCAACCACAGCCCCAGCAAGGAGTCCGCCCATGA
- a CDS encoding nickel-dependent hydrogenase large subunit produces the protein MSDVKDTTYTLPVGPVHVALEEPMYFKLDVDGEIVRGVELTAGHVHRGMEALALRRTLFQNIVLTERVCSLCSNSHPYTYCMAVENLASIAVPERALYLRVMAEEIKRVASHLFNVAVLAHIIGFKSLFMHVMEVREIMQDVKETVYGNRMDLAANCIGGVKYDVDAELTRFLVESLAKVEREVRSIMNIYATDAMILRRSRGVGVLGKEDARSFAVVGPVARGSGLPLDVRVEAPYGAYPRLDVEVVTEDGCDVHSRAMVRMREILVSIGLLRRCVKDLPGGPLCAPLPEIPAGESLARSEAPRGELVYYLRTDGTDTPNRLKWRVPSYMNWDALGVMMKDCRISDIPLIVNSIDPCISCTER, from the coding sequence TGCACGTGGCGCTTGAGGAGCCCATGTACTTCAAGCTCGACGTGGACGGCGAGATCGTGCGCGGCGTGGAGCTCACGGCCGGGCACGTGCACCGCGGCATGGAGGCCCTGGCGCTGCGCCGCACGCTGTTCCAGAACATCGTGCTCACGGAGCGCGTCTGCTCGCTGTGCTCGAACAGCCACCCCTACACCTACTGCATGGCCGTGGAGAACCTCGCCTCGATCGCCGTGCCGGAGCGCGCCCTGTACCTGCGCGTGATGGCCGAGGAGATCAAGCGTGTGGCCTCGCACCTCTTCAACGTGGCCGTGCTGGCGCACATCATCGGCTTCAAGTCGCTGTTCATGCACGTCATGGAAGTGCGCGAGATCATGCAGGACGTGAAGGAGACCGTGTACGGCAACCGCATGGACCTCGCGGCCAACTGCATCGGCGGCGTGAAGTACGACGTGGACGCCGAGCTGACCCGCTTCCTGGTCGAGAGCCTGGCCAAGGTCGAGCGCGAGGTTCGCTCGATAATGAACATCTACGCCACGGACGCCATGATCCTTCGGCGCTCGCGGGGCGTGGGCGTCCTCGGCAAGGAGGACGCGCGTTCCTTCGCCGTCGTCGGGCCGGTGGCCCGCGGCTCGGGCCTGCCCCTCGACGTCCGCGTGGAAGCCCCCTACGGCGCCTATCCCCGCCTGGACGTCGAGGTCGTCACCGAGGACGGCTGCGACGTGCACTCGCGGGCCATGGTCCGCATGCGCGAGATCCTGGTCTCCATCGGCCTTCTGCGCCGCTGCGTGAAGGATCTGCCCGGGGGGCCGCTGTGCGCGCCGCTGCCGGAGATCCCGGCGGGCGAGTCGCTCGCGCGCAGCGAGGCGCCGCGCGGCGAGCTGGTCTACTACCTGCGCACCGACGGCACGGACACGCCCAACCGGCTCAAGTGGCGCGTGCCGTCCTACATGAACTGGGACGCGCTCGGCGTGATGATGAAGGATTGCAGGATCTCGGACATCCCGCTGATCGTCAACAGCATCGACCCCTGCATCTCCTGCACCGAACGGTAG